From Oikeobacillus pervagus:
TTTCCATTTCAACTGCCTGTAGATCAGCCATAATGGAATTTATTTGCTTTGGCAAAACTTCCTTAAGTTTACCATCAAAATTACCTTTAATACAAGAGAAAATAATCGGGTTGTTGTTAAAAATTCGTGAATAATTTGGTTGGAATTGTTCGGTCAGAAAATGAATCATTGCGCCTTCATGATCCTTTCCATTTACCGTGTAAATAATAAAGGATTGTTCTGGTTGATGGGTGGTGGAAATAACTTTTATGGATTGTTGAATTTGACTTTGTTGATTGGTTCCAATAAAAACTTTTCTCTCTTCTACTATATTTTCCGACCATGTCCAATGTGAAAAACGATTCTTTAGCTGATGAACTGTTTGTTCAACATTATCCCTATTTACCGTTTCTCTTGTATGTATTGACCATTCTGTAATTTCTCCGTTGTTCTTTTTGACCTGTGTAGCAATTTTTAATAAATCCATTTCATTCTTCTTTGCAATCGTTGTATCCCCAATGATAAAAATAATAAAAATGAGTAGTGCTATACTGATCTTTATCTGTTTCATTTTGTATTCCTCTCCTTTATTTACATTTTTGCCTAATGTAAGGGAGAGATATACATGGGAATATTCGTCAAGATCTTCCATGATTCTTCGCTACGATATGTTGGCTTTGAACAGTCGAATGAACGCTCACTTTATGCGTATTTATTCGCGATCACAGCAAATAATAAAAAATGATTAAAATCTGCATACTAAGGAATTATTATTAAAAGCAATCAAAATTTCAAGTATAAAAAGGTCCTATTTAGAAAAATACTTTTGTCGATTTTGATCTCTACATAAGTCAAAAGTTATTGAAAGATTAGTGGTAATTGCTGAGACCATAGTAAATAATCCAAGAAAAAGTTACTTATTGAAGATCCGATGGCAATTGTTAAAAGAACATATAATAATCGGGCTTGAAAAACTCGATTTGGCTTTAGTAATTTTTCAAATTGTAATGCTTGCAAAGCCCAAAAAGTGAGTGCTAGAAACACAAGATGAGTTAAGATGCTTACTAACGCTTGTTGGCCGAATCCCGATACCATAGTTCTCCTCCTATACCATACTGATTTCACAATGTACATTGTATCACATTCTACTCAATAATCGAATAATAAAAGGAGAAAACCCTTCCCTATCTCCTCTCTATTTTATGACAAAAATATCTGTATGATCTATGGATACTCCTAGACTTCCACAACATATATGAAGAGCCAACATTTTTCTCCTTGTCCTTTTGTAGAAAATGACTACTTTTGTACGGGGATAATAGACCCTTTTCGTAGTTTTTTGTCGTTATTTCTTGGGAAATATTCGATACTTACTGTGAAATTAGTAGAAACCAAATTCGGAAGCGCCTGCACATCGGCGTACGAATTTCGCAAGTTTAGACTGAGATAAAGGAAACACGGCGAGGTCCTTTTCGAGCTGATGTTGACTTATCAGAGGGAAAAGACGGAGAAATTCGCTAGACGATAGGCGCTGTAGCTAGACGATAACAAATGCGGAAGCGCCAAAGTTTTAAATTTTATAGCAGGATAATAGAAAAAAGAGGGAACCCAAATAAGGTTCAACCTCTTGATTACTCTATTAAAAAACATTAGCTTCCTTCACCCAAATACATATTGGTCATAAACTTCATGAGCCATTTTTCTAAATTCCCACTCATTTCTTGCTGCAGATCAAATAATTGTTGTTCATCAAGTTCTGATACATTGACTGCCTGATTTTCAGTTAGTTTAGGGAAGTTAAGTTTTTCCTTGAATTTAGTATTTCCTTTGAAATCAAGTGTTAAGCCAAATTCATCCGCATTCGTGCCAATTGTAAGATCAATACCAAACTTTTGATCCATATAATCTTTCTTTAAGTTGATCTCCGTCTCATCATCCAATGTGCCTGAGAAGCTTAGCTTTTCATTTTCAAAAGAATCCCCGCCTATTTCACCGTCAAAGGTATGTTTCGATTGCTTTTTCCCGTCTTTATTTTGATAATCGGATTGAAGATTTAATTGTCCATCTACAACCTTTTTACCGAATTCCTTCACAACTACTTTATACTTTGATTCCTCCCTATTCTTATCTTTTTGTTTTTTATCAAAAGATAAAACTAGCTCTTCGTCTTCTTCTGATTTCATTTCTGTATGGAATGACTTAATATGATGGCCATTATGATCAACTTGAAGTGTATTAACTTTTACATCAACTGGGTCAAGATCTCCGGCTTTAAATTCGATCTCCCTCTTCACGACGACTTTATCCTTATTCACCCAAACAGTCGAAGCGAACCCTGATGGAACACTAAGATCTTTTGCTTCTTTACTTAATTTTTGAAACTCTTCCTTTAATTCCTTCTTAAATTCTTTCGGTTCTGGGAATTCCCCCATCGGATCTGATAGTTTAAGATTATCATAGTAAAGAGCATAGCGTTTTTGTATGATCTTTAATAGCTCTTCGTCTTTGGATACCTTTTCAAAAAAGGCTGACATAAAATGTTGAACTTCTTTCTCGCTCATGTTTAATTCAATTTTGTTTGCATCCACTTCTTGGTCATCAACTTGAATTGTTGCCCCTTTTATTAATTTAAAGTTGTCTTCCTTCAATTCATCAAGCAAAAATTGTTTGTACGTTTCTTTTACATGGTCTTTTTCTTTTTCTGACAATAAAATATCTTCCCATTTCATCATATTATAACTATATTCATCTGGCCCCGCATAAGTTGGATCCACTTTCCGCATCATATCTCCGAAGTCCTTGGAATTTACGTATAAATATTGACTATACAGAAAAGGAACCCGCAATGCTAGTTGTTTACTTGATTGATAGATTTCAGCATCCGCTAACTTCGCATCATCCATCTTAACCGTAATCTTACTTTGTAATTGATTTTTATGTGGATCGATATCGGACTGGAGCTCTAAACTCATTTTTTCAATAATTTGTTGGATCATTTCTATATCCGGATTTTGCTCTGTCGTTGTAAATTCACCTGAAATATTGTACCTCGATGATGAAGGCTCACTCGTTAATCTTTCATTTAATTTTAATTCCTCTCCATACTTCTTTTGAAATTCTTCTGAGGCTTGTTTAAATGTTTGGGCCTCAGAATATAAATATAGTTCTTTAGGTGTTAGCTTGAAGTAAATAAAGTACACGTACAAAGCTCCCGCAATCAAAATAACAGCAATAATACTAATCCAAGTCCATAGCTTCGCTGTAGTTGTCTTTAACGTTCTTTTGTTGCTTGGCTGTTTTCCATCAAGATTACTCACTCATGTTCCTCCTTTTTCTTAAATTAAAAAATACAATCTGAATTGATTATATTTTCGGGAAAATGCGATTATGACAAGAAAAGTGAAGAACTTTTTTAAGAATGGACAAGCATTGCGACCTTCGTTAAAAAAATAAAAGATGGAGAACTAGTTTGAAGGACTGTTTTAAAAGCGGTTATGGATTCTCAGAGATGTTTTATGATTAGGGGGTTTGCTTTGATGAAGTTAGTAGGTATTGTTTCTACCTATAATTTCCATACGTAGGGAGCTCATGCGACTTCCTTTGATGATCGCTAATTTCCCCTGGGATGTGAATATTACCTGGCTATTTGACAATTTGTAATATTTTTTCCCTTGAGCATTTTTGACGGAAATAGCAACATGATAATGAGAAATAAATAAAAGGACTGTCCAAAAGGCAAGCCCTCACAATGATATTGCGAGAGACAAACCTTAGTAGACAGTCCTTTTCGTATTAGAATCTATTTTCGTGAACATTGATTCTATTAATCGCACGTTTTAAAGCTAATTCTGCACGAGTAAAATCAATATTGTCCTTTTGTTCTTGGAGACGTCTTTCTGCTCGTTCCTTTGCCGCTTTAGCACGTTGAATATCGATATCCTCTGCATTTTCAGCTGATTGTGCTAAAATAGTTACTTGCTCCGGACGAACTTCTAAAAAGCCACCGCTGACAGCAACTAACTTTGTGTCATTGCCGCTTTTTAAGCGGATAGCACCAATATTTAATGGCGCAACCATCGGGATATGTCCAGGTAAAATACCAAGTTCACCACTTTGGGCCTTTGCACTGACCATATCTACATCCGACTCATGCACTGGGCCATCAGGAGTGACGATACTGACTTTTAATGTCTTCATTTTTTACCCTCCTGGTCCCTTATTATACCTCTACACCCATCTCTTTAGCCTTTTCTACTACTTCTTCAATGCGACCAACTAGACGGAATGCATCTTCAGGAAGATGGTCATACTTACCATCAAGAATTTCTTTAAATCCTTTTACTGTTTCTTGTACTGGCACATATGAACCTGGTTGACCAGTAAATTGTTCAGCAACGTGGAAGTTTTGTGATAAGAAGAACTGAATACGACGCGCACGTTGTACTGTTAATTTATCTTCTTCAGATAATTCATCCATCCCTAGGATCGCAATGATATCTTGAAGTTCTTTATAACGTTGTAATGTTTGTTGTACTTTACGAGCTACTTCGTAATGTTCCTCTCCTACAATATCAGGTGACAATGCACGTGAAGTCGATGCTAATGGATCTACTGCTGGATAGATACCCATCTCAGAAAGTTTACGCTCAAGGTTTGTTGTTGCATCTAAGTGAGCGAAAGTTGTTGCTGGTGCTGGGTCAGTGTAGTCATCGGCAGGCACGTAAATCGCTTGAATTGATGTAACAGATCCAACATTTGTAGATGTAATACGTTCCTGTAAACGGCCCATTTCTGTTGCTAATGTTGGTTGATAACCAACTGCAGATGGCATACGACCAAGTAGGGCAGAAACTTCAGAACCTGCTTGTGTGAAACGGAAAATATTATCAATGAAAAGCAATACGTCTTGTCCTTGTTCATCACGGAAATATTCCGCCATTGTTAAACCTGTTAAAGCAACACGCATACGTGCACCGGGTGGTTCGTTCATTTGTCCAAAGACCATGGCTGTTTTACTAATAACACCAGAGTCGCTCATTTCATAATAAAGGTCATTTCCTTCACGTGTACGTTCCCCTACACCCGCGAATACAGAAATACCACCATGTTCTTGCGCAATATTGTTAATAAGCTCCTGAATTAAAACGGTTTTACCAACTCCGGCACCACCGAATAATCCGATCTTACCACCCTTAATATAAGGAGCAAGTAAGTCTACTACTTTAATTCCTGTTTCTAAAATTTCAACTTCTGTTGAAAGTTGTTCGAATGTAGGTGCTTCACGATGAATTCCATCACGACGAGCATCGCCAGGAATTGGCTCATTCAAGTCGATTGTTTCACCTAAAACGTTAAATACACGACCTAATGTTACGTCCCCTACTGGTACAGAGATCGGTTTTCCCATATCTTGTACTTCCATACCGCGTTGCACACCGTCAGTTGAAGACATAGCAATCGTTCTAACCGTGTCATCTCCTAAATGAAGAGCCACCTCTAAAGTTAGGTCGATGCTTACTTCTGATTCTGTTTGCGCTTTGTACGCGATTTTTAACGCGTTATAAATATCTGGAAGCTGACCGCTTTCGAACTTAACATCAACTACCGGACCCATTATTTGAAGAACGCGTCCTTTGTTCATCCTTATCCCTCCTAACTAAAACTTTCGAAACGAATTGATCTATGA
This genomic window contains:
- a CDS encoding DUF6583 family protein; amino-acid sequence: MSNLDGKQPSNKRTLKTTTAKLWTWISIIAVILIAGALYVYFIYFKLTPKELYLYSEAQTFKQASEEFQKKYGEELKLNERLTSEPSSSRYNISGEFTTTEQNPDIEMIQQIIEKMSLELQSDIDPHKNQLQSKITVKMDDAKLADAEIYQSSKQLALRVPFLYSQYLYVNSKDFGDMMRKVDPTYAGPDEYSYNMMKWEDILLSEKEKDHVKETYKQFLLDELKEDNFKLIKGATIQVDDQEVDANKIELNMSEKEVQHFMSAFFEKVSKDEELLKIIQKRYALYYDNLKLSDPMGEFPEPKEFKKELKEEFQKLSKEAKDLSVPSGFASTVWVNKDKVVVKREIEFKAGDLDPVDVKVNTLQVDHNGHHIKSFHTEMKSEEDEELVLSFDKKQKDKNREESKYKVVVKEFGKKVVDGQLNLQSDYQNKDGKKQSKHTFDGEIGGDSFENEKLSFSGTLDDETEINLKKDYMDQKFGIDLTIGTNADEFGLTLDFKGNTKFKEKLNFPKLTENQAVNVSELDEQQLFDLQQEMSGNLEKWLMKFMTNMYLGEGS
- a CDS encoding F0F1 ATP synthase subunit epsilon, whose translation is MKTLKVSIVTPDGPVHESDVDMVSAKAQSGELGILPGHIPMVAPLNIGAIRLKSGNDTKLVAVSGGFLEVRPEQVTILAQSAENAEDIDIQRAKAAKERAERRLQEQKDNIDFTRAELALKRAINRINVHENRF
- a CDS encoding YwmB family TATA-box binding protein, which gives rise to MKQIKISIALLIFIIFIIGDTTIAKKNEMDLLKIATQVKKNNGEITEWSIHTRETVNRDNVEQTVHQLKNRFSHWTWSENIVEERKVFIGTNQQSQIQQSIKVISTTHQPEQSFIIYTVNGKDHEGAMIHFLTEQFQPNYSRIFNNNPIIFSCIKGNFDGKLKEVLPKQINSIMADLQAVEMEKVKEKDFYSISAYSKEMMTDIPLETEQMNLQIGLRQNRLGQKTAFVIGTPIITVEY
- the atpD gene encoding F0F1 ATP synthase subunit beta; translated protein: MNKGRVLQIMGPVVDVKFESGQLPDIYNALKIAYKAQTESEVSIDLTLEVALHLGDDTVRTIAMSSTDGVQRGMEVQDMGKPISVPVGDVTLGRVFNVLGETIDLNEPIPGDARRDGIHREAPTFEQLSTEVEILETGIKVVDLLAPYIKGGKIGLFGGAGVGKTVLIQELINNIAQEHGGISVFAGVGERTREGNDLYYEMSDSGVISKTAMVFGQMNEPPGARMRVALTGLTMAEYFRDEQGQDVLLFIDNIFRFTQAGSEVSALLGRMPSAVGYQPTLATEMGRLQERITSTNVGSVTSIQAIYVPADDYTDPAPATTFAHLDATTNLERKLSEMGIYPAVDPLASTSRALSPDIVGEEHYEVARKVQQTLQRYKELQDIIAILGMDELSEEDKLTVQRARRIQFFLSQNFHVAEQFTGQPGSYVPVQETVKGFKEILDGKYDHLPEDAFRLVGRIEEVVEKAKEMGVEV
- a CDS encoding DUF1146 family protein encodes the protein MVSGFGQQALVSILTHLVFLALTFWALQALQFEKLLKPNRVFQARLLYVLLTIAIGSSISNFFLDYLLWSQQLPLIFQ